The Euphorbia lathyris chromosome 3, ddEupLath1.1, whole genome shotgun sequence genome contains a region encoding:
- the LOC136221722 gene encoding uncharacterized protein, whose amino-acid sequence MVLRQNLINQIEMAMVVQIILMVDFPYFRNMGDEWVEAHAYVINNCDEVIPFLEEYSQIRESIHPQQSFNDWFKDTVEKMYASSKESNIRDLLSLSRGPSQYATNFDGYIVNGYRFRIEDCDKRRRTQNYGVCVSSDVGNEGGPIDYYGILTEILELQYLGEKRVVLFKCKWFDVHDNVWGSKIDEFGFICINPQRCLRTNEPFILASQASQVFYAIDNANKN is encoded by the exons ATGGTATTGAGACAAAATTTAATAAACCAGATAGAAATGGCGATGGTTGTTCAAATTATTTTGATGGTGGATTTTCCTTATTTTCGCAACATGGGCGATGAATGGGTGGAAGCACATGCATATGTCATAAATAATTGTGATGAAGTCATACCTTTTCTCGA AGAGTATTCCCAGATTCGAGAAAGTATTCATCCACAACAATCTTTTAATGATTGGTTTAAAGATACA GTTGAAAAAATGTATGCATCTAGCAAGGAATCCAATATTCGAGATTTGTTGTCATTATCTCGTGGTCCATCCCAATATGCTACAAACTTTGATGGTTATATTGTGAATGGGTATAGGTTTCGCATTGAAGATTGTGATAAACGACGTAGAACACAAAATTATGGTGTGTGTGTGAGCAGTGATGTTGGAAATGAGGGAGGACCTATTGATTATTATGGGATTTTAACTGAGATTCTTGAATTGCAGTATCTTGGTGAGAAAAGAGTTGTCCTATTCAAATGTAAATGGTTTGACGTTCATGACAATGTGTGGGGATCAAAAATAGATGAATTTGGATTCATTTGTATCAATCCTCAACGTTGTTTGAGAACAAATGAACCATTTATTCTAGCAAGTCAAGCTTCTCAAGTCTTTTATGCTATAGATAATGCTAATAAGAATTGA